The genomic DNA AACAAGAGATcagtggttttttgtttttttttaagtcttgtcTGATCATGTTGTTTGCATTATATTCAGaacccaaaagaaaaaaaagaggactgGGACACTaatgaaaatgtcattttaaaaaacaaacaaactgaatgcTAGAGTCAGTGCTCGACAGTGACGGCCCGTTTGGTAGTTTTGACTCGTGAATCTCTCTCAGGTGACCAGTGACGTTTTTAAAAAGCTCTGTGGTCAGACATTTCTAATTGACcgacctttttttccccctctgtttTTCCTGAAAGACCTGGAATGAATCAGAAAGGGGAAGTTTAAACGAACACTGACTTTGTTCCCCACATTTAGCACTGAAGTGAAAGCAAGAACACATCAGTTCCCCTGCTGCTGTACACTACATTAATGCCTAAGGACATACAACATTGTATAGCACATACATGAGAATCAACCTGAATACATTAAAACTACAGAGAAGTAACATTAGCCACAACTGACCTACAGTATTACACAGAACTCCCTAATCCTGATTATGTGGCAGTGTGTAAATGTATATGGGGGAGACTTATTAAGAACTAAAGATGCATCTTAGCTATCTCAGTTTCTTTAGAATAACTAAtattccattttttaaaatttttttttttaatatgcagCTTCCATATTGAGAGTATAAAGTTTGCTTTTCTGTGCATTAGTTGATCTGGTGAAGTCAAGACAATCTCTGATGAGCGATTTTTCTGCCAAAATGCAGATTACATGAATTCAACAAAGagaataatttatgttcatGACTTCCATTAATGTGTAATATTAGACAAATTCGGTTAAATTCAgatttgtttggggttttttgtttgctttttttttttaatcttttcctCATTGCTTGATCATCATATCAGTTTCTCTTCACTGTCATTTCTCATTAACCGTCTTACACAACATGAAACAGGCCTCTTCTTTTGAACTGTCTAAATAAAACTGAGTAGccttttgtttcctccttttccctctcactgacacacaaaaagtTCCTTTCTTGAACTGGTGAATGGTTTACAGATTAGCCACAAGGACAGATTATGTACCAAATTAAAAGAGAATAAACAACGTCATAACAGAGAGATAAGCAATCATATGAAGCTCAGTTCTAAATCTGTTCTTTAAAACTACACAGCAAGAAAATGTGACGACttactttttcctttctttcctttctctctgtctctctttttagAAGTAAACAgaagcagtaaaataaaaatggatgCACCAGGATGACCAAAGGAAGAGCTTTAAGGCGTTTTCAACACTCAAAAGTGCGTCATCAGTGTGTAATCtgacatttattaaaaacatttgttcAGTTACAATTGCTTCAACGTTACACCGTTAGGCAGTCGGTCACCGAGTGAGGCGTCCCGCTAATATGGACCCGCTACCAGTGTCGGAAACATCAGTGTCGGTTTTCTGGATGAGCCTTTTAAAAACCGAACTTCACAGAGACACCAGAAGGCGATATtagcgcgcgcacgcacacacacacacacacacacacacacacacacacacacacacacacacacacacacacacacacacacacacagtagaaaAATAGAGTGATTACCAATTGAATCCAATTGAGACTTTTTCatacaaaaagaagaaataaagagaATCGCTATGCGCAATCAATGAAAGTCGAGACAAGCACAAAATTACAGCCTACGGTCTATGCTTCAACATGACTTTAGGCTATTTTGACAAAGAGTCCTGAAAAAAAATTCTTCATGTTTTttgcaagaaaaacaacaatgtgCCATGGGTGAACATCTGATAGCAGCATCTGGATATTTTGCACTGTGGGTTGGATACTTATTAAGCAGAGTGGGCAGAGCAGCGGGCAGTTCAGCATCTACACATGGAGTATCGCTGTTTGGGAATTCAGCAGATCGTTCCTGTATTGTTCCAGCCAGTTTCTAAGCTCGGAAATCCGGTATCCCTCTGGACCCCTGCCCCCCTGGTACACCACTTTTTCATCGCTCACGATGTAAAGTCTCTCAAAGTAGGCTCCATACGCGGCGTTACATGAGTTGTCCATATTATCCACCACCACGTTGGTCTCCGGCACCTCAGTGAGCATCAGCTGAGCGGCTCTCAGTCTGTCCTCCAAACAGCGATGCTTGGGGATCTGATACGGCGCGTCCGAGCTCACCCAGCCGTCCGAGGGATGCGCCTCTTCGATATATACAACTAAAAAGTCCGCAATGTCTGCGTACTGACTCACGACGCGCTGAAACGCCGTCAGACGCGTCATGAATGGCGGTCAGGAGCAGCTGCCAAAGTTAAGAATGAGCGGTCTCTTCCCTTTCACGCAGTCCAGGATTCGCACCTGCTTCCGCTCCTGGACGAGCACCACCTCGGTGTTGGGCGCAGGGCGCCCAAGGTGCGCAGATTTGAGAAAGTCCAATTTCTGACCATGCCACACGGCCCTCAGGGACTCCAAGGTGAACATCTTGTTAGAGTCAGAGACGCACACCGGCGGGTCGTCAGGGCTCTCCTGCCTCTCTCCCATTTTCAGCAGCACTTGTTTCCTAATGCACAAGAAATCCAGGAGCCACAGCATAACTGCGGCCAGAAGGAACCGGGGCAGCAGCATCAGGCAGAGGGCTGCATGCTTCAGCGCCTTCGCCATTTGGACACCGCCGGAGTCGTCCATCATCTCTCCCCCAGCTGATAGGATGAGACTGTGCCGGCAAACGAGACAACTGGTATTTAGTCACCTTTACCCATTGGAGAAAACTATCTGACGCACGCAGGCACTCTTTTTATAGGTACAGCAGCGTTTGAATAATGAGGAGGGGGGGACACGCCTCCGGTACCCGCACCGCCCACTCACATGGTGGGGATTACCTCCCGTCAACTCTGGGCTTCAAAGATCCACAAAGACATGGGAAGCGCGAGAGGAAGATATATTGAGAGGTTGAATGTTGATAACACATAACAGTTCTCTAtcttttggggtttgttttgtttatttatttattttttcttttttgtactttATTGGGCATGTAGACTTCGTACGGTTAGTTCAGAAAGTAGGCAAAACATTTGATTCACTTCATGCTTCAGCGGCCTCTACGGCCACTAGACGGCGCTGGATTCATACAGACCATCTAGGCTGGATGAGTCATTCGCTTCGTCTAGGGCCCCTCAACATATTGTTAGGAAAAGGAGGCAGCATAAACCTGCCATCACCAGTTTCAAAATTGaagtgcgtgtgtctgtgcccGTGATCATGGCAAAACATGATCCCAAAGACAAACTGAAGGAGGAAATAATCACTGTGCTGTTTTGAGCAACATTTGGGCAGTGCTGTGTAGGTGAGATTAAAATGAAGGTTCATCTATGGGAGCTATGAACAGTGAGTAGGCCATGCTGAGCTGGGCTTTGGGGCTATTGTAAGATAAAATTCTGTTATTTTGTCAGCAACTTTTTGTTCCTGACTGTCTGGTCTAGTAAAAGATGATTAAACTAGAAAATGAAACGTGGAATTTACTGTATTGTCATTCTTAAGTTCCTCCTATTTACGATGAttacacagaaaaaagaaatgtggaATTACTGTATTCTCATGCTTAAGTTTCTCCTATTCCGTATGATACAAAAAGGCCAAAGCAAATCATGTTGCCTCACCATGAAATTTCCTCCTCATCTCGGGCGTTGATGACATGGCATCCATGTGACTGCTTGGATCGGTTTCTCTGATGCCATAACACTCCCAGCATGTGTCCAACCTTCTTTCCCACCCCTGAGTCTGTCCCCTGAGTCTTTCTTTCCTCCTCCTACCTTTTTCATTCTACCCCATGGCTTGTTTCACTGTGTTGGCTGTGTCATACACCGGCTGTAAAAACAGATAGGAATATACAGTTTCTTGTCACCTACAGAAATTCTACTATGCTGTTCACTATTTATCATCACCCATATACAGTTACAATGTTGGATGATCATTTTAAACATAATATGACCATTTCTCCCCCCCCAACATTGGCTTCTTTTtactggctccctgttaaatccagaatagAAATCAAAATCATTCTCTTCAAATATGGGTATCAAATAACCAGGCtgcatcttatcttaaagatcTAATAGTACCGTGTCACCCTGTGAGGTAGCTTGACCAAAGTGGCTGAAGAAGGGCAGGAGACAAATGCTGTCCAGTGCAGCAAGTGATTTATTCACCATCTTGGtgacaatttttatttttattttttttaacccccccccccaaaaccccCCCCCAACTCAACTCCAAAGTTAACCCAGTTGTTACGTTCCCCCCGAAGGGGTCTAGGCATATGAGTGAGGGGACCAGTAACAAATGAGTCCGGAATcagaatgaaaaggaaaacagacagagTTGTTCTGTATTAATAGAACTTTATTACGAAATGGTACAGGTGGATTACAAACGACATTAACATTAACTTAAAGGGCCGGCAACGCCGTCTTACCAACAAcgccaaagaaacaaagaaaacgcTCGCAGCCACGAAAGGCAGGAAGActaccaaacaaacacaataaaaaaggCGGCACTTCCCACACTTCCTACCCTACTCCCCACCACGGGGAGACACTCTCAGGGCCCACAAGCCCGTCTGCTCACTGGTCAGAAAGAGGCTGTCTGTCCAACATCTAGCACCGAACCGCGTAGAGCCACCGAGGAAAAAAGCCACCCTGCTCACAGCTCATCCCCAGTTTAAATAGCCTCAGAGGATGATTGCTGACTGGAGTCAGGTGGCAAACGAGGCtaatcagcagcagctgtgtcctggggagagaggagagtgagagagacagagaggggtaGGAGTGGCAAGAGGGGTGGAGGCGGGGAGAGTGGGCAAACACCCcacccacacactcccacagcctcACAGAACGtaacattccccccccccccccccccccttacatTGAAGCCctaccacaacaacaacaacaacaacaacaacaacaacaacaacaacaacaccctatTGCGAGCTGCGTGAGAGTGCATCAGCCACTATATTGTCAGTACCTTTCTTGTGTATGATCATCAGATTGTAATCCTGGGCCAGGAGTGCCCAGCGCATCAGTCGCTGGTTGTGATTGTACATCCGGTTCAGAAAAACAAGGGGGTTGTGGTCTGTGAACACGGTCACCGGGGAAGcgctggagcccacatacactTCAAAGTGCTGCAGAGCTAGAAGCAGAGCTAAGGCTTCCTTCTCTATGGTAGAGTAGTTCAGTTGATGGGGTTTGAACTTTGCAGAGAAATAACAGACCGGATGGCACACACCTTCCTCATCATCCTGCAGCAGGACTGCCCCGGCTCCGGTGGCACTGGCATCGACCTCTAGCTTAAAGGGGCGAGAGAAGTTTGGAGCTGCCAATACAGGGGTGCTGCACAGAAGAGATTTTGCCGACTCAAAGGCATGCTGGCATTCAACTGACCATTCAAAAGGCACCTTTGGGCTACACAGTTTGGTTAGCGGGGTCACGACCACAGAAAAGTTCTTACAGAAACACCGGTAATATCCGGTCATCCCTAGGAACCGCCTTAGTTCCCGTCTGGTGGCTGGACTCGGGTAGTCCAGGATTGCAGCAACCTTCGCCTCCACTGGGCGGACCTGCCCAAACCCCACCTGCTTACCTAGGTAAGTGACGGTTGCCTTACCAAACTCACACTTAGCGAGATTGAGGGTCAACGAGGCCTCGGCTAGCCGCTGAAACACTGTCCTCAGAAGGGACATATGATCTGCCCATGTGTCTGTGTATAGCACCACGTCATCTAGATACACATTGCACTGGGGCACATCTCCCAACACCAACTGCATCAGTCGTTGAAAAGTAGCTGGGGCATTTTTCATGCCAAAGGCCATTACTGTGTATTGCATGAAGTGGTCAGGGGTGACAAATGCAGAAATCTCTGAAGCTCTGGGAGTGAGAGGCACCTGCCAGTAGCCTTTAAGGAGATCGAGTTTGGTGATGAATTTGGCAGGGCCGATGCTGTCAATGCAGTCTTCCATACGAGGAAGCGGAAAAGAGTCAGAGACCGTTACAGCGGTTACCTTCCGATAATCTGTGCAGAAACGGGGTGTGCCATCAGACTTAGGTGTTAGTAGACATGGGGAGCTCCAGGGGCTACAACTAGGTTGTGCCAAGCCGTTTTCTACTAAGTACTCAACTTCTTCTTTCATGACCTCACGTTTGGCGAAGGGGCAACGATATGCATGCTGCTTGATTGGGACTGCGTCTCCAACGTCAATGTCATGCTCACAAACGTGGGTACGCGAGGGTACGTCACTAAAAAGAGACAGGTAGGAGTGCAGCAAGTCAAGTACCTCTTTACACTGGGACGGAGGAAGGTGAGATAGGTTGGCCTCGGCCTTagctaaaaaaaacagaatttgacaACCGCCCACATTGCTGTCCCTCAGAAAGGGTACCCAGATCATCATCACCCTTAACTTCAACACTTAGCAGGGCAACAGGGACTGAACCGGGGACAGCCGTCCCAGCAGTGTCTGATGATTCTGTCATGCTGGTGTCTCTGGTATGGTTTCAACATGTTGACATGGCATAGGCGAGTCTTCCTTCTGCGTTCTGGGGTGTTGAGAATATAGTTGGTGTCAGACACTTTTTTCACTATCACATAGGGGCCTGAGAAACGAGCCATGAGGGCAGAACTGGGCACGGGCAACAACACAAGAACTTTGTCCCCAGGCTGGAACTGTCTTTCCACTGCTTTTTGATCACATCGTTTTTTCATGTTTGCCTGGGATACACAGAGAGCCTCTTTTGCTAACAAAGTAGCCCGTTGCCACCTGTCCttgcatgtttttacaaactccaCCACAGTAGTTTTAGGCACACAACCACTGAGAAAACTCTCCTTCAGCACCTTTAGCGGACCCCGCACGTCATGTCCAAACACCAGGGTAGCTGGGCTGAACCCCAAAGACTCCTGCTTCGCATCACGTATAGCGAACAATACAAAAGGGACCCCTTCATCCCAGCTTTTTCCGGTGTCGTGGCAATACTTACTCAACATCGCCTTGAGAGGTTGATGCCACCACTCCAGTGCACCTTGTGACTCTGGGTGATAAGCACTAGACACAGAATGAGAAACTCCAAAGGACCGTGGAGTCCGATTAAAATCCCTGGACATGAAATTGGTACCCTGATCTGTCTGCACGGTTTTCGGGAGGCCAAAGGTGGTAAAGAATTTGACTAGTGCTTTGGTAATGCTTGCTGTCGTGATTTTCCGCAGAGGAATCGCCTCTGGGTAtcgagtggacacacacattaTGGTTAACAAGAACTGATTCCCTGCCCGCGTCTTTGGTAAGGGGCCAACACAGTCTACCAGGATATGCTCAAAAGGTTCACCGACAGCAGGGATAGGACGTAGGGGGGCGGGGGGCACCGCCTGGTTCGGTTTACCCACAAGCTGGCAAGTGTGACAGGTGTTACAAAACTGCACTACATCTGCTTTCATTGCCGGCCAAAAGAAATGCTGCAGTATACGGTCATATGTTTTAGTGACACCCAAATGACCTGACCATGCGTGATCATGTGCTAACTGCAGCACATGCCACCGCAGACTGGTCGGAACCACCAACTGCCGCACTACGCTCCAGTCTTCTCCAGGCCTTGGGGTCCACTTGCGCATCAATAAACCTTCCCAAACGAAAAATGTCTGCCTCTTGCTCCCCTCACCTCCCTTATCCTGAGCTGCTGCGGTAAAACACTGAACTAATGAAGGGTCTTCTTTCTGAGCCTTCACAAGTGCTTCCCGGGTGAGCAGAAAAGGAGCTCCAGACACAGGAGCTGGCTCAACCACACTGTGAGCTAACTCTAAGGCTCCATTATCTCCCTCATCGGTGCAGGGCATCACATCCTTCTCTAGAATAGAGCCGATCACTGATTCTGACAAATCAACCCCCCCACCTTGTTGCTGGGCATGTGAACGAGTCAGAACGCTCACCGGGAACACATCCGGGTGCTGCAGGCTGAGGGCATCTAACACAGGCTCTATAACAGGATTGTTGGTCACCTCAGGGGTAGGGTAAACTTTCCCACCCGCGATATCATTTCCCATTATAAAATCCACCCCATTAATCGGGAGAGAAGGCTGCACACCCACTGAGAAGAAACCACTCACCAGCTCACTCTGTACCCAGATACGATGGAGGGGAGCAGGCACAAAACTCATCCCAACACCTCTTACAATGATGCTAGAGTCACAGTCAGACTTCTCATTAAATTCAAGCACACTAGCTAGTATGAGGGACTGTGAGCCACCAGTATCACGCAGAATGGTCACTTCACGCTTATCCTCGGTCTTACCAGAAAGCGAAACTATCCCCTTAAAAATGAAGGGCTTAAAACACTCATCCGGGGTCTCAGGGGAAGGGGGCCTACTGACAGGAGGCATGGTTTTAATCAGCCCAACCCCTTTTGGTTTACGTGAAGACGAGACTGTTTCCGTCTGTAAGCTTCACAATCTGCGATCAGGTGGCCAgacttaaaacagaaaaaacactttcGGTCTGCCTTGGGACGAAACACAAGTACCTCACTCTTTGGGTGCTGTGCAACTGGCACCTCGCTAGCCTTCACTGGGGCATCGCGCCGGTCATACCTACTGACACTGGTTTTATGGACGAGCGCGAACTCATCAGCCAGCGTCGCAGCCTGCTGTAGCGAGGAAACCTTCTGTTCATTAATATATACCGCGATGCGCTCAGCAATGCAGTTCTTAAATTCCTCTATGAGCATTAGTTCCCGGATCGAAGCCAGGTCAGTGGCTTTGCAGGCCGCACACCACCGATCGAAAAGAACACCTTTTTCCCTGGCAAAATCAAGATAGGACTGACCCTGATCTCTTCTCAACCCCCGGAAACGCTGCCTATAGGCTTCTGGGACCAGCTCATAGGCCAGCAGGATAGCCCTTTTCAGCTTGTCATAGTCCAAGCTGTCCTCAGCTGACAACGTGGAACAAACTTCTTGAGCCTTACCCGCCAGCTTACATTGGAGCAAAATGGCCCATGAATCCCGTGGCCAGTGCAAGGCCGTGGCTATTCGTTCAAACGACTCGAAGTAGCTGTCGACCTCAGTGTCACGGAACATCGGAACCAGACGACTGTTTTTCCCTACGTCAAACGGGGTGTCCGCCTGACGAATGGAGGCGGTCGGAGGAAGGGAAACCTGCCGGAGTTCCAGCTGTCGCAACCTCACAGCTGTCTctgcctccacctccaccttcctCAATTCAACCTCTCTGGCTCTAGCAAGCTCTGCGTCTAAACGCCTAAGCTCCAGCTCTTTCTTTAGCTGGAACTCCCTCTCACGGTCCTCCTTTTCTAACTGGAGACGAGCCAGGCGTACACGGAGCTTAGCATCCTGCTTCGAGCCTTCACTTGATTCAATGGAGAGGGGTTCGAAGCGAGGCAATGTCATGGGTTTGTCCTCAGGCAGCCCCTGATCAACAGGTGTCGACACCAATGGACCTACAGCTTGAGCTGACGCCTGCGGAACAGGCTGAGACGCTGCCCCATGCTCAAGTGGACTGGCAGATACTGGCAAGGCCACTATCCCTTTCTCCACCAAGCCAGACACAAGAGCAGCTTTCAGCTCAGCCTTACGCAGAGCTGTGGAAACAGAAATGCTATAACCTGATGCCACCTCATGCAAATCCCTCTTCCTACAGGCGTCCAGTTGGACAAGCGAGGGGTTTTTCTTAAACACGGCAATATCAAAGGTAGCCATCaactctaaaaacaaaaaactacctgaggctaacaataacaacaaagaaGCACCACCTCCAATACACAAATGAGAAAACAGGCGGgaaaagtgtggccagaggttaaccaataaataaaagtaCCGCCGACCCTCTCCCCAGACCTGCCTACTAAAATCTTAGCCTAGTTAGCTTCTGGAGTGTACCAGGCTCGAGGCAACTTTAAAGGCTAAGCATCAAGTGCACAAAGCACCGACAAGCCTACCCCCGACAGGGAACTAATCCCCACCCGGGATTACTCCGAAAataataaaggaaaaataaaaaatgagtgCCTGAAGGAGGAGCTTACGCTCAGCTAGACACTCCCCTTTTGCTAACTGGAGAGGGAGCGCAGCCGATACCATACAACTAACCAGGCCACCGGCAAACAACTCACAAAAACTCTATTTTCCTTCCATTcatatcccggacgagcccccacatTGTTACGTTCCCCCCGAAGGGGTCTAGGCATATGAGTGAGGGGACCAGTAACAAATGAGTCCGGAATcagaatgaaaaggaaaacagacagagTTGTTCTGTATTAATAGAACTTTATTACGAAATGGTACAGGTGGATTACAAACGACATTAACATTAACTTAAAGGGCCGGCAACGCCGTCTTACCAACAAcgccaaagaaacaaagaaaacgcTCGCAGCCACGAAAGGCAGGAAGActaccaaacaaacacaataaaaaaggCGGCACTTCCCACACTTCCCACACTTCCCGCACTTCCCACACTTCCCACACTACTCCCCACCACGGGGAGACACTCTCAGGGCCCACAAGCCCGTCTGCTCACTGGTCAGAAAGAGGCTGTCTGTCCAACATCTAGCACCGAACCGCGTAGCGCCACCAAGGAAAAAAAGCCACCCTGCTCACAGCTCATCCCCAGTTTAAATAGCCTCAGAGGATGATTGCTGACTGGAGTCAGGTGGCAAACGAGGCtaatcagcagcagctgtgtcctggggagagaggagagtgagagagacagagaggggtaGGAGTGGCAAGAGGGGTGGAGGCGGGGAGAGTGGGCAAACACCCcacccacacactcccacagcctcACAGAACGTAACACCAgtacaaataaacataactgaacttAGACCAACAAAAATTAAGGTCACGTGCACTCAGCTACACTGACCTGGTCCTTTCCACTTGAACACTTGAGTTCTTCTGCTTAAATAGTCAGCTATCCAAACAATTTCTCCTCTGGACTATTCCATTCAGTAGGTAAGACAAACATTCCCATACTCATAAACTTATGATACTACTCTTTACTAGCAATAAAAACACTCTAAGGTGTAACCAATACATATTACATCAATGCATCCATTTGTCAACAAACAACATAAACTTGACTTTATTAAATTACACCAATTCTCCCCCTTCTTCACCTGGTCCCTTTCTGTGACCTCAGACTAAACAGGAAGCTATAAATACAGGAAGTGAAGCAGCACTTCCTCCTTCTACTCCTGGAACATAGGTAAGTAAGGTGAGTTCGACAAACTAGACAAGCTGGAATAAATAATACGTTAACTTaacaaacatgtcagagttgatttaaaccaagatgttACATTACATAATCtgtgaaacaacaacaacaaactttatttatatagcacatttaaaaaccagtggTGTACCAAAATGCTTAACATGCAAGAGAGTAGGATGAAGTAACAGGGAAGGATGAGGGCTATGGCAAGGTACCAAAACATGCTAGCAGGTTGAATgtcattaaaacacaaaagcaaaagaatttcatataaaagcataaaagaaaactaagtgtaaaggataaaacagtcaaaaaattgaaaatgatTAAAAGTAATTAAGAATAAGCCGAAGATAAGAATAAGCATTAAGCTAACTAACAAGCAACTGGTAGAAAAGGCAAGGCTAaataagtgtttttgttttttgtttttgttttttttaaccgcGATTTGAAGGAATGGAGGAATGGTgaaagtgcaaaacaaaaacaaacccggTATAGTAAATGTTTGCCcacaacagaataaaaaaaataatgtatgGCTAAATCAAACCAAGAATgctaactaagaataacaaGCTTCAAATATGGACAAATGGTATTCTCACCCACTTTGTCACACACCCCAATAGAGTACTTCACTCACAGACTGCAGGGTTACTTGTGTTTCCTAGGCTATATAAAAGGGAGGCAAAGCCTTCAGCTTTCTGACCCCTCTTCTTtagaaccagctgctagttttGACATGGGAGACAGACACAATCTTTGATTTTAGCATTAGTTTTAAAACTTCACTTTTTAATAATAGTTAGGGTTGGATCAGGTATATATTTTGCATTGTCTCTCTCTCATCACCGGTTGATTATGGCAGGTGGCTGCCCCGCCCTGAacttggttctgctggaggtttcttcctgttgaaacaGAGGTGTTCTGTCCCattgtcgccaagtgcttgctcataggggattgtctgattgttggtgttttctctgtattattgtagttagggtctttaccttacaatataaagtacatTGAcgtgactattgttgtgattaagTGTTGTATGTGCAAATAATCCCTGTGCATCAAATGGTCTCCACACTGCTGTAAGCGTTCCATTTCACACTCTCCTCTCAGAGCTACATGATGTCAACAAGAGAGGATATATTTAATATGGTCATCTGTACCATACAGCCCTTACTGTGAGCAGAAAAGACCCAATGACCTGCTGTTCAAACTAGGGACAGGATCGATCCAATATATAGTATCGGTCCAATCCTGACCTAGGACATAAAAAAGGACACCGGATTAAATATCAAAGGCACCTTACAAAACTTGTGACATGGCGTAATCCAGGTATTGCCCTTAGCATATTGGAGCAGTatgcgtcacgtgatagagcggctgttgCGTGCGAGACCTGTCAGTGGTACTTTACACTGAAAGCATCTAGAGCCTCGTTACgtgctaccaaaccagcatttcatctctgagCAAGCTatcccagagaagtaaagcaagtgtaagttaatctctgaatgtttgtaaagcattcgaTGTTAAGCTTAACATCGCTAAGTATGACTGTACAATGGATGGACtcaagttttactttgaaaaaaaactGTGTTGCAGGTTAAACAGTTCTGTGGTTTCaagaaaaaaactatgaaaaccACCTATTTTCATACTTGTCTTAAGTTTTGTAtagaaattacacaaaattCAGTCTCAGGTTAAACATCACAGAAACGGCTTACACTGACCTCAATCTTGATAAAAGATGAGTGT from Maylandia zebra isolate NMK-2024a linkage group LG15, Mzebra_GT3a, whole genome shotgun sequence includes the following:
- the dio3b gene encoding iodothyronine deiodinase 3b; the protein is MMDDSGGVQMAKALKHAALCLMLLPRFLLAAVMLWLLDFLCIRKQVLLKMGERQESPDDPPVCVSDSNKMFTLESLRAVWHGQKLDFLKSAHLGRPAPNTEVVLVQERKQVRILDCVKGKRPLILNFGSCSUPPFMTRLTAFQRVVSQYADIADFLVVYIEEAHPSDGWVSSDAPYQIPKHRCLEDRLRAAQLMLTEVPETNVVVDNMDNSCNAAYGAYFERLYIVSDEKVVYQGGRGPEGYRISELRNWLEQYRNDLLNSQTAILHV